Within Quercus lobata isolate SW786 chromosome 5, ValleyOak3.0 Primary Assembly, whole genome shotgun sequence, the genomic segment CATCAGTTTGTTTATGTCAAGGATGGACAATTATCAAGGTGATTTGACTGACATAGTTCGAGCTAGTGGAGGGCCATATGGTTGTATTACAGGCAATTCTTCACAACCCATTTCTGAGTGGCAGTTTCCTTCGGATCCCATGATTTTTCCTTCCATACAAGAGCAGCCTAGAGATAATTTTGGCGATCCATTCTCTAATATGCGAGATCCACTTCTCAATGAGCTCCATTTATCATCCAGTTCTAGCTTCTTTGGCAGCTCCAATTCTGCTGATGTTATTGGTACTGCTACTTCAAGTGTTGAGGAAAGTCACACGAGTAGTTTTACTGGTTTACACGTTGatgttggtggtggtgttggttcTAGTAGTAGCTCTACAAGTATTAATGTTCTTGACCTCGATGAGATGAAAAGGCCTTGTAATATATTTTCAAGGATGCTTCAGATCTCTCCTAATAATGCAAAGTTGTCTGTGTCCCCATGTGGTTCACCAGTGATGGCTGCTAATTCCCCTAGGGGAATTAAGGCTCCTGCTATGCTTCCAAGTGACATTCTTAGTGTTCCTAATAGCTCCAAGCCTTGCTTCATGGACAACACCGCAGTGCAGATCTCATCTCCCAGGAATCCAGGTATTAAAAGAAGGTGAGtgtatttaattttatcttATCTAGCTAGTTAGTTAGGACACCTTCTTTCATGAattaaactctaaacaatttattttaaagttgttttaatcagtcttattcaattttttgatctttattttttaaaacgtCTTTAAGTGAGAGATAAAGATTCGAATTTTAGATATCTGTTAAAAAAACCAGAGTTACAAGAATTCACAAAGAATGGATTCatgtaagattttattttctttatgttttctgGGAACCTGGATTGTCATAAAATCATGGCAAAGATCTAAGGAATAGGGTTTAATATATGTTCTAAGTGTCCATGTTGTCATTTTTAGATTGATTTTGTTTGTAGTCTTGATTGAGGCTTGAGGAGCTCTATGATTTTCAGGTGAGATTTCTCACTGTTAACATTAGTACTAAGAACATGATACATGTATCTTTGATGGGTATTAATCAATCTGAAAAGGTGGGCTAACTGGTGTCACAATAACCTTCACAGACTTAGCTTTCCTGTAGTTTTGTCAAGCTACTTTTCTTCCCTAGCTAACACACCTGAAAGGATAGCTATGCTTTGATTGGTATAGGCCTGTGCCTTTAGAATGTACCGTCCTTTTCAGCTTTCTTTAAGATAATTATCTAAAACATCGAATTTCTGCTAAAAAGCTGTTGATTTGAAACATTAATTCACCAAGAAATTAAGAGAATCATGTTGTTTATATAacaatcaaaattatatatgcTTCATTAGTTATGGTCTtgttctcttcttttgttttaagtacAAAACTGTTggcaataaaatattaaattttgataatgttttatatatatataactatatatgcAGGAAGAGCCAGGCAAAGAAGGTGGTTTGTATTCCAGCGCCAGCAGCTGCAAATAGCAGGCCAAGCGGAGAAGTAGTTCCTTCTGATCTGTGGGCTTGGAGAAAGTACGGTCAGAAACCCATTAAAGGTTCTCCTTATCCAAGGTGAGAGCAAGTTCCAGATATTCTCGGACcaaaagaaaacagaaagaaaGATTCAGATATTCATTCTCGATAAAGGGTCCAAGTTTATTTAACATAATAAGTTCTGCAAGGCTGCAATTTGTATCTCTAACTGACAGATGTTTTCACATTTAATTGGTTCGTGcttaatcatatttttttaacattaaatatattaaagtgaTGCAACTAACTAAGACTGAAAAGATCCTTCTAAACAGTACAACCCACAAAAGTTTCCTAAGACACAGACCTCAAATAAATATCTTTTAGTACCCTAAATTGACTATTAGTAATGGTGTTTGAGCAAAGCAAACACAATATGTAtactattgttgttgttattattatgatgatgatgattattttagcaaaagaaaataaaaataatgatgatgattagAATATAGACTTTTTGCTCATACACTTATTATCAACAACTATTTTTCTATTGGCATGACATGATTTAAGAATTACACTAATTTTTGTGGATAAATGTTTGGATACTACATATATGTAGGGGCTATTATAGATGTAGCAGCTCAAAGGGATGTTCAGCTAGGAAACAAGTGGAGAGAAGCCGGACTGATCCAAACATGTTGGTAATTACATACACATCTGAGCATAACCATCCATGGCCAACTCAGAGAAATGCTCTTGCTGGCTCAACCAGGTCTCAGCCATCAAAGACCAATGTTACTTCAAAGAACTCACAAGGTGCTCAGCTAGCTCAGAAGCCAACTAGTCCAAAGGAAGAACAAAGGGAGAGCAGCAATGACAACAATGTGTCTTCTGTTGTTGCTGGAAGCTCAACAACAAGTGCATCTGTTAAGGAAGAGATTGAGGATATTGATAAGCAATTGGAGATGGACAATGATGGAGAATTCAGTAATGATCAAGGGTTTGCTTACAGGCCAGCAATGATAGTAGGGTCTAACCAGTCTGATCAGGATTTCTTTGCTGAATTAGGAGAAATTGAGACTGACCCTTTAGACCTCTTGTTCAATCAAGGGTTTACAGGAGATCATGAACAGAAAGAAAGCAAGGCCATGGATCCATTCAGCCTGTTTGATTGGCCTTCAGGAgacaacaccaacaccaacaccaacaccacaAACTTATTTGGAGAAGCTAAGAGGGGGTTATAACAAGACCTTGAAACAACCAATTCCCCCACTAATATAGTCATTTAGTAGTTCATACGGTGCAATTCTGCATTTCAGGTCCCGCTATAAACCTTAAACCTTTGGTTTGAATACTCAACAAagcaacaaattttacaatttttttcacaatttgttgaACTGACGATTATGATCAATGCAGCACATTACTTTCATTGGGAAGACCGCTGATATCATTTTCGTTATACTTCAATAATAACTTTCCCCTTCAGCTATtgtgaaaataatgtaaaatttgttgtgacaTTTCACGTGGAGGGAGATTCAGATTTCTACTCTACaccatctttcttttcttgttatTTACCGAAACAGTGTCAGGGGTTAGGAAAAAGAGTAAAAGACAGTGCTGGTTCACTGGAAGCAGACCCATGAGTCCCACATTCCTTTTGGAATATTGGTGGATGGGACAGAAAGATGAGGAACAGAAGGTTTCTACAGTTAAAACAAGTACATCCATCAGAGACATGACTGGAAAGCTCAGCGTGGAGATTGATACAAAGATGGGACTCGGCTTTCATCTTTTTAAGTGGGAAAAATTATGCAATCCTACCTTCTGGTCATGTGGGTGGGTAGgcgaaaaataaaaaataatgctttTATTGCTGGCTTTGATGGgggaaaataaatgaaagatgACAAAAGAATATtatagggaaaagaaaaaaaaaattattatggaaGCTTGACTTTTCTTATCAGTCTTCTCTAGGGATgtgcaaagagaaaaaaataaaatacatgcTTTGGGTTCCTCAGCTTTCTGTTTCTTATATTATCCATCCAACTTgtgcttcttttttatttctacatCAAGTGTactagttatttattttttaaatttttataaaggtGATTGTttatgagaaaatcaaaattactaATCACACTTAGTTTCTATGTTCATGatcatttcttctctctctctctctctctctctctcttttagtaCTATATTTCAGCTAAACGAGGTTGTCATTTAATAACTCTGCATGTGGATGGTTAACTGTGCATGTATAATATTATGTACGTAGATATTAATATTCAGGCTGACTTTGATATTAGCTGCACAGTTATCTTAAGAatcaaaactatatatatatatatatatggaagaGATTTTTCATTACTTGAAGAACTGTGAACTAGAATTTCCCTGCCTAATAACTTAATAATTGAAAATTCACGGGTGTATTGAATTTTCAGAGTACACTGTCCTTAACAGAAAGCTGCAATGAGATTGACTATACCCTGTTTATATACTGTTTAAACATATTTTCAGTGTCTAGTGCTCTTTCATGtaagtaattttcttttattgcatGTTGCTCAACAGTGAGAATTAAATCTCTTATCTTTGCATAATGTCCACTATTATGTTACAAGGATTTTCGGTGTTTTGCATTCATACCATGGATCAAACTACTTTAATTTTATTCACGAAGGGATAGGTTTATGCGTCTATTAGgtaacaatttattatttttagccttttagtttattttttgatgctaagtttctttaatttttttctagaaCGATATAACTATAATTTAACCGACTTTCAACAAATAAGCATATCAACAAGTTTCCATTAACTCTTTACTACAAGTGATTTTACAGCAATTTGATATTATGCATGTCTATAATGGgtttttcattataaaatagCTAGAGGATTAAGTTAATGAAAGCTTTTGGTTTTCTTAATAACTcgaatgaaattttattttcttattatattttgtaataaaaataataaaaatatattatgaatatgagaaatatttatgatttatgtgAACATGAATATGAATGGTCCaatgttctcaaaaaaaaaaaaaaaaaaaaactacggCCATGGCAATGAGAATTTAATCAAGGAAAAAAGTTGCAATTTAaaatgatagaagaagaaaatgttgaaaagaagaaattatacaTGAATAATATACTTTGACCTTGGGGATTACTTTTTCCCgctgatattatttttagtaattcgcggttgaattttttttttggcttaaaaataaatcaaaacataaattaaaaaataaagatttttttatctatattttatttcaatttggatttttttttttatgtatggataaaaaaataaaaatattttgcatgTAAATATTGTCAAGTGgcatcatataaaaaatatattattgtatatattttatttatatataaattcattctTCAACATTAACATCACATGTAAAAATGAGCAAGaagattttaaaataataaaaaaatataaaaaaaatcctgtGAAGCTTCAAGTTTCAACTATTGAATATTAATAATGTTACAGTAGGGTAATAAGGTTTTCCTTCCCACACTTGTCCAAATTTTGCACTTGTAACATTAGAGCCCTATGCCTCCCTTGGTAATTGAAGGAACAATAATAATGAACTCAATTTAATGGGAAATAGTGACCCAAAGTTCTGTCAAATCGATCAactttaatgaaaatttcataCCCTTTCAATTGAAGTCACTTCAACGGAGGAAAGGAACAGTTCATAGTTCTCAAATGGGATTTTCCTCATTCTTGATTGATTGGAATAAGAGTCATTATGCATTTGAAGGAATTTAGGTGCCATTGGGTTTATGGGAGTGACTGTTGTAAtgattttgaaaagaaagaatgggAGTTATAATTGATGACAAACATAAAGCTTCATGACCATTTACtcttttttgaaacttttggtGATATATACTTACTTTCTGCGCATTCAGTGAACTTTCTTATCTCAAATCCTAAAAATCATAGGCACATGAAACATcttttgttcttatatatttttggtcAAATAATTAGTTATAAGCCTAATATCATTACTTATTACATCATGTTGGGAATCAGTACTCTCCGTTTCCATTTTcccaagataaaaataaaaattttccgAGTTATTATCTATTTACTTGTTTAATTAGTTttggataaagtttagctataaatttagttgtaactTAACTCctgctaaaaaaattaacatatctacatattttgaaaatctaaccgttgtagtgattgcatgttcttaacacacatatcaaatttcgtaTTATTCAGATGTTATTTAATGTtcgatttataaacttattttttatgcataattttggattacaaaaacttaaaatttaaatatttgattgatgatatagttattaatctttgatcttctaagaattttgcaaacatagaagatataaaaagaaaatacaattaaTACAGcggtagatttgttaaaattcacattcaataaaaagatattgaataaagtTGTAGTTTTAAGTTACAATCAAGTTTATCTGTttacttattttctattttacctaAGACCCATGTGcacttatcaatatatatatatatatatatatatattttaaagagtTCTTGCCAATATTATAcggaaaggaaaatatatatttttttcgc encodes:
- the LOC115989176 gene encoding probable WRKY transcription factor 14, translating into MSISLFMSRMDNYQGDLTDIVRASGGPYGCITGNSSQPISEWQFPSDPMIFPSIQEQPRDNFGDPFSNMRDPLLNELHLSSSSSFFGSSNSADVIGTATSSVEESHTSSFTGLHVDVGGGVGSSSSSTSINVLDLDEMKRPCNIFSRMLQISPNNAKLSVSPCGSPVMAANSPRGIKAPAMLPSDILSVPNSSKPCFMDNTAVQISSPRNPGIKRRKSQAKKVVCIPAPAAANSRPSGEVVPSDLWAWRKYGQKPIKGSPYPRGYYRCSSSKGCSARKQVERSRTDPNMLVITYTSEHNHPWPTQRNALAGSTRSQPSKTNVTSKNSQGAQLAQKPTSPKEEQRESSNDNNVSSVVAGSSTTSASVKEEIEDIDKQLEMDNDGEFSNDQGFAYRPAMIVGSNQSDQDFFAELGEIETDPLDLLFNQGFTGDHEQKESKAMDPFSLFDWPSGDNTNTNTNTTNLFGEAKRGL